Proteins from one Drosophila gunungcola strain Sukarami chromosome 3R, Dgunungcola_SK_2, whole genome shotgun sequence genomic window:
- the LOC128251831 gene encoding gustatory receptor for bitter taste 93a, whose translation MMDASKLSAGILSCMFLCAKWTGLICFRFRNLENNVKVLEESWSNRPRWKCYMVILRLVPLCIYVYTLAGFISSRKVLIEQILQATRLVFLVPCYTSMIYLNVFHGSKVSKLVNRYLDIFRQVNPKANRISVSIGGGRALLLILLSVGCQIQEIVFLFGIIQWAFSLENIIVLASHTYVIIASNTFMRISFIWYLSLGVLCANLCENLQIECLKNNQRYQNSRHQINKTQRLKRTMSLCGDITYVVTSLQDISSVHLFLSGVQSLFQIVVISFKMINDLQFSEIKLWLFFVKIMIDLLICSLATQNVANQFRSIRELTLDIFLVGESKDWIKTVEIFVTHLNLNEFRVRLLGLFDFSNKQFLVIVSGMVSYLVFIVQCVIQFRKN comes from the exons ATGATGGATGCATCAAAGTTATCCGCCGGAATTCTTAGCTGCATGTTTCTGTGCGCCAAATGGACTGGATTGATCTGCTTCCGCTTTAGAAACCTGGAGAATAATGTCAAGGTCTTGGAGGAAAGTTGGAGCAATCGTCCCAGGTGGAAGTGTTACATGGTTATTTTGCGACTCGTGCCTCTTTGCATATATGTTTACACTCTCGCTGGGTTTATATCAAGCAGAAAAGTATTAATTGAACAAATTCTGCAAGCAACTCGCCTTGTTTTTTTGGTTCCCTGCTACACGTCGATGATCTACTTGAATGTTTTCCATGGTTCAAAGGTGTCCAAGTTAGTTAATCGATATTTGGACATCTTTCGACAGGTAAACCCGAAGGCTAATCGGATATCAGTGTCAATTGGAGGCGGACGAGCGCTTTTGCTGATCCTTCTTTCGGTTGGTTGTCAAATTCAGGAAATAGTCTTCCTGTTTGGAATAATTCAATGGGCTTTCAGCTTAGAAAATATCATCGTGTTAGCCAGTCACACATATGTTATTATTGCCAGCAATACGTTTATGCgtataagttttatttggtATCTTAGCTTGGGTGTTCTTTGTGCCAACTTATGTGAAAATCTTCAAATCGagtgcttaaaaaataatcaacgGTATCAAAATTCACGTCACCAGATAAATAAAACCCAAAGATTGAAGAGAACTATGTCGCTTTGTGGGGATATTACTTATGTGGTCACTTCCTTGCAGGACATTTCCAGTGTTCATCTATTTCTGAGCGGTGTTCAAAGTCTTTTTCAAATAGTAGTGATCTCTTTCAAAATGATAAATGATTTGCAGTTCTCTGAGATTAAACTATGGctcttttttgttaaaattatgatcGATTTGCTTATTTGTAGTTTGGCCACTCAAAACGTAGCCAATCAATTTAGATCTATTCGAGAACTTACTTTGGATATTTTCTTAGTCGGCGAGTCAAAAGATTGGATTAAAACG GTGGAAATTTTTGTGACCCATCTAAACCTAAACGAGTTTAGGGTTCGTCTCCTGGGACTTTTTGATTTCTCCAACAAACAGTTTCTTGTCATTGTATCTGGAATGGTTAGctatttggtttttatagTACAATGTGTAATCCAGTTTCGCAAAAACTag
- the LOC128264674 gene encoding putative gustatory receptor 93b — translation MLVMPRIWRCFNASRISGLMLRICFQYGAAFGVITFRIERKDSRLVARSRRGFRWICVGFRLLACCFYVYSYDSWAGQFADWYLRAFYILRLLGCVICSAIILVLQLWFGNELLLLINRFLELFRRLSVLTNSQKNGFGGSHELALMSFKVISLLFVFFAFRLMLSPWILLTMLCDFYTSVSTGMIMHLCFIGYLSIGILYKDLNNYVDCQLKAQLTSLEEDDSQPTLKAISNLDKCLYLYEEIHQVSRKFQRLFDLPLFLTLAQSLSAMAMISYHAILRQQYIFNFWGLVIKLLMDVVLLTMSVHSAVSGSRLVKRLSLENYYVTESKNHHRKLELFLGRLHRQELRVCPLDLFEVSNELTLFFLSAMVTYLTFLVQYGLQSQQI, via the exons ATGTTAGTCATGCCGCGAATATGGCGCTGCTTTAACGCTTCTAGGATATCTGGGCTGATGCTTCGCATTTGCTTTCAATATGGCGCGGCTTTTGGAGTTATAACCTTTCGAATCGAAAGAAAGGATTCGCGCCTGGTGGCCAGAAGTCGACGGGGATTTCGGTGGATCTGTGTGGGATTTCGACTTCTGGCCTGTTGTTTTTACGTCTATAGCTATGACTCATGGGCTGGCCAATTCGCCGATTGGTATCTTCGAGCTTTCTACATTCTTCGATTGTTGGGATGTGTGATCTGCAGTGCCATTATCCTAGTGCTGCAGTTATGGTTTGGCAATGAGCTACTTCTCTTGATCAACCGATTTCTAGAGCTCTTTCGGCGTCTAAGTGTTTTAAcaaattctcaaaaaaatgGTTTCGGTGGCAGTCATGAGTTGGCTTTGATGTCCTTCAAAGTGATCTCCCtactttttgtattctttGCCTTCCGTTTAATGTTGTCACCCTGGATACTGCTCACTATGCTGTGCGATTTCTACACCTCCGTTAGCACTGGAATGATTATGCATCTGTGTTTTATTGGCTACCTCAGCATTGGAATCCTTTACAAGGACCTAAACAACTATGTGGACTGTCAATTGAAAGCTCAACTTACTTCTCTGGAAGAAGACGATTCTCAGCCAACACTAAAAGCCATATCGAATTTGGATAAGTGCTTGTATCTTTATGAGGAGATCCACCAGGTGTCTCGGAAATTCCAGCGGCTTTTCGATCTGCCACTTTTTCTCACCTTGGCCCAAAGCCTATCTGCCATGGCCATGATTTCTTACCATGCCATTCTGCGGCAGCAgtacattttcaatttctggGGTTTGGTTATCAAACTGCTCATGGATGTGGTGCTGCTCACAATGTCTGTTCATTCAGCTGTTAGTGGTTCCCGATTGGTGAAACGACTGAGTCTGGAGAACTACTATGTGACTGAGAGCAAGAATCACCATCGAAAg TTGGAGCTCTTCCTGGGCCGCCTCCACCGCCAGGAACTGCGGGTGTGTCCTTTGGACCTCTTCGAGGTCTCCAACGAGCTGACCCTGTTCTTTCTCTCGGCAATGGTCACCTATCTGACCTTTCTGGTACAGTACGGCTTGCAGTCGCAGCAAATTTGA
- the LOC128266005 gene encoding putative gustatory receptor 93c, translating to MIGRRRQVSLPALSAVILFCSYHYARVLGVVCFDIGQRTSDRSLVGRNQHRFKWFCLCLRLVCATMVCCFCAPYVAQIQDPYEWLLQCLRLSASLICSGSIVVVQIGYEKELLRIFNSFLRLFQRVRRLSSVKIIGFGGKREFFMLLVKTVCLVYELYCELWQLYYPPNWLSILSMLGEIILEIGSLMILHIGFFGYLTVAALYSEANRLVRSELRRQLRSLERPGGGPVSRRQLRIVEYRLDEYISVYDDIGRVGRSFHRLFELPVLIILIGKIFATIVMSYEVIIRSELYPSKIGMWGLVMKSFADVILLTLAVHEAVSSSRVVRRLSLEHCPISDCKEWHMKWEMFLSRLNYFEFRVRPLGLFEVSNEVILFFLSSMITYFTYVVQYGIQTNRL from the exons ATGATTGGACGTCGTCGGCAGGTGAGCCTGCCAGCTCTCTCGGCGGTAATCCTGTTTTGCAGTTACCACTATGCCAGAGTCCTGGGTGTGGTTTGCTTTGACATTGGACAAAGGACCTCGGACAGGTCCTTGGTGGGTCGGAATCAGCACAGATTCAAGTGGTTTTGCCTGTGCCTACGACTCGTTTGCGCCACAATGGTTTGCTGTTTCTGTGCCCCATATGTCGCCCAAATCCAGGATCCCTACGAGTGGTTGCTGCAGTGCCTCCGCTTGTCGGCCAGTCTCATTTGCTCCGGCAGCATTGTGGTGGTTCAGATTGGCTATGAAAAGGAACTGCTCcggatttttaatagtttcctGAGGCTTTTTCAACGCGTTCGTCGCTTGTCGTCCGTGAAAATAATTGGATTTGGCGGTAAAAGGGAGTTCTTCATGCTACTGGTCAAAACTGTTTGCTTGGTCTACGAACTGTATTGTGAGCTGTGGCAGCTGTATTATCCACCCAACTGGCTGAGTATTTTGTCCATGCTGGGTGAAATAATCCTGGAAATTGGCTCCCTAATGATTCTTCACATTGGCTTCTTTGGATACCTCACAGTGGCTGCTCTGTACTCCGAGGCGAATAGATTGGTGCGTTCTGAGCTGCGACGGCAGCTGAGATCCTTGGAGCGTCCCGGCGGAGGTCCTGTGAGTCGCCGCCAACTGAGGATCGTTGAGTATCGTTTGGACGAGTATATTTCCGTGTACGACGATATCGGACGAGTCGGTCGCTCGTTTCATCGCCTCTTCGAACTGCCCGTTCTCATAATTCTCATTGGCAAGATATTTGCCACCATTGTTATGTCCTACGAGGTGATCATTCGATCCGAGCTATATCCCAGTAAGATCGGAATGTGGGGTCTGGTAATGAAGAGTTTTGCAGATGTCATACTGCTCACCCTGGCGGTTCATGAGGCGGTCAGTAGCTCCCGAGTGGTGCGGCGTTTAAGCTTGGAGCACTGCCCCATCAGTGATTGCAAGGAGTGGCACATGAAG TGGGAAATGTTCTTGAGTCGCCTGAACTACTTTGAATTCCGCGTCAGACCACTGGGCTTATTCGAAGTCTCCAACGAAGTCATCTTGTTCTTTTTGTCCAGCATGATCACCTATTTTACCTATGTGGTGCAGTACGGCATTCAAACCAACCGATTGTAA
- the LOC128251688 gene encoding gliolectin — translation MAILCQPMGLGRQQPPPGPRPPPSASEKTRIRRNLFDSTPGDKEIDQLLAQEQCLKALNVLERYDIDILQLERREQEQDDAVRGMRYPTSRAIPSTDADADDEYNPKSSQVARGVALTAAQISASTQLILQNCTHNNKSSDSSADLANSTRHGQKPYATQPQGLKGIYRVRKANNKGILKSGKNRYISNNNSIINNNHVDNNTSELEDKEQ, via the exons ATGGCCATTTTATGTCAGCCGATGGGTTTGGGCCGTCAGCAACCCCCACcagggccacgcccaccgcccagTGCCTCGGAAAAGACAAGAATCCGACGGAATCTATTTGACAGCACTCCCGGCGACAAGGAAATCGATCAGCTTTTGGCCCAGGAGCAGTGCCTGAAGGCATTGAACGTCTTGGAGCGCTACGACATCGATATCCTGCAGTTGGAGCGGCgcgagcaggagcaggacgaTGCGGTGAGGGGCATGCGATACCCAACCAGCCGGGCGATACCGAGtaccgatgccgatgccgatgacGAGTACAATCCGAAATCCAGTCAAGTGGCGCGGGGCGTGGCCCTCACCGCCGCCCAGATCTCCGCCAGCACACAGCTGATCCTCCAGAACTGcacacacaacaacaaaagcagcgACAGCAGTGCCGATTTGGCCAACAGCACGAGACATGGCCAAAAGCCATATGCGACGCAGCCACAAGGCCTCAAAG GCATTTACCGCGTTCGCAAGGCCAACAACAAGGGGATTTTGAAAAGCGGCAAGAATCGTtacatcagcaacaacaacagcatcaTCAACAATAATCATGTGGATAATAATACTAGCGAATTGGAAGATAAGGAGCAGTAA